The Amycolatopsis methanolica 239 nucleotide sequence GGGGAGGTCGTGCGGCTCGGCGGCAAGGCCCCCGACGCGACGGGGTACGACCTGCTCGGCGCGATCGTCGGCTCGGAAGGAACGCTCGGGGTGGTCACCGAGGTGACCGTGCGGCTGGTCCGGCTCCCCGAGGCCGTGCGGACGCTGCTGGCCGGCTTCCCGGGCACCGACGCTGCCGGCGCCGCGACCTCGGCCGTCATCGGCGCCGGCGTGGTGCCCGCCGCGATGGAGATGATGGACGCGCTCGCGATCGAGGCCGCCGAGGCCGCGGTGCGCTGCGGGTACCCGGCCGGGGCAGGCGCGGTCCTGATCGTGGAGCTGGACGGGCCCGCGGCGGAGGTGGACGCGCAGTTCGCCGAGGTCGAGCGCCACTGCCGGGCGCACGGTGCGTTCGAGATCCGCATCGCCGCCGACGACGCGGAGCGCGCGAGCTTCTGGCGGGGCCGCAAGTCGGCGTTCGCGGCGGTCGGGCGGATCAGCCCGGACTACATCGTCCAGGACGGCGTCATCCCGCGGACCGTGCTGGCCGAGGTCCTGCACCGCATCGCGGAGCTGTCCCGGGACACCGGGATCCGGGTCGCCAACGTCTTCCACGCCGGCGACGGGAACCTGCACCCGCTGGTGCTGTTCGACGACTCGGTGCCCGGCGAGGCCGAGCGCGCCGAGGAGGTCTCCGGCGCGATCCTGGACCTGTGCGTCGAGCACGGCGGCTCGATCACCGGCGAGCACGGCGTCGGCTCGGACAAGGCGAAGTTCATGCCCCGCATGTTCACCGAGGCCGACCTCGACACGATGCAGCTGCTGCGGTGCGCGTTCGACCCGGACGGGCTGGCCAACCCCGGCAAGGTCTTCCCCACCCCCCGGCTGTGCGGCGAGGTGCCGGGACGGCACAAGGGTGCGCACCCGTTGCAGGACGCGGGAATCGCCGAGGTGTTCTGATGCGCGCGCCCGGGGACCTGGTGCTCGGCGAACTGTCGGCGACCGCCGCCGCGTGGCCCGCCGGGGAGGCCGACCACGTCGACGGGGTGCCCGCCCGCCTGGTCGCCGCACCGTCCACCACGGACGAGGCCGCAGCCGTGATGCGGATCGCCGCGCAGCACGGGCTCGCGGTCGTGCCGCGAGGCACCGGCACGAAGCTGACCTGGGGCCGCCCGCCCGAACGCGCCGACCTCGTCCTCGACACCAGGCGGATGGACCGGATCGTCGAGCACCGCGCGGGCGACCTCGTCGTGCACGTCCAGGCCGGGGCGCGGCTCGGCGCGGCGCAGGAACACCTCGCGCCGGCCGGGCAGCGGCTGGGCATCTCGCCGGTGCTGACACCGGGCGCCGGGCCGGGCACCGCGGGCGGGGTGATCGCGACCGCCGCCACCGGCCCGCTGCGGCTGTCCCACGGCGCGGTCCGCGACCTGCTCATCGGCATCACCCTCGTGCGCGCCGACGGGACGGTCGCCAAGGCCGGCGGGAAGGTCGTCAAGAACGTGGCCGGGTACGACCTCGGCAAGCTGCTCACCGGCTCGTGGGGAACGCTCGGGCTGGTCACCGAGGCCGTGTTCCGGCTGCACCCGCTGCCGCGGGCGGCGCGGTGGGTCGTCGTCGGCGTCGCGTCCGCGGCCGACACGCACGACAAGGTCCAGCGCGTGGTGCACTCCCAGGTCGTCGCGAGCGCGCTGGAACTCGACCGCCCCGCCGGCGACCCCGCCGCGCTGGCGGTCCTCGTCGAAGGCATCCCCGAGGGGGTCGACGGTCGCGTGCGCACCCTGGTCGACCTGCTCGGTGGTGACGCGACGGCCGCCGACGAACCCCCGGCGTGGTGGTGCCACGCACCGTGGGCGGCCGGCGAGGTGGCCCTGCGCCTCACCCACGAGATCGCCGGGCTGCCCCGGCTGCTCGACGCCGTCGACGACACCGCGCGGCGGTGCGGCCTGCGCGCGGCGGTGCGCGGCTCGGCCGGTGTCGGCGTCCTGCACGCCGGGATCCCCGCGGACCCCGGCGCGGTTCCCGCGTTCGTCGCGCGGTTGCGCGAGCTGTCGCCGTCGTGGAGCGGGGACGTCGTCGTGCTGGACGCGCCGCCGCGGGTCAAGACCGCGCTGGACGTGTGGGGACCGGTCCGCGGGCTCACCCTGATGCGGCGCGTCAAGGACCAGTTCGACCCGGCTCGGCTGATGGCCCCCGGACGGTTCGCAGGAGGGATCTGAGATGACCGGGCCCGCGTTCGACGACCACCACCCGCCTTCGGCCGATCTCCTGGACGACTGCGTGCACTGCGGGTTCTGCCTGCCGACCTGCCCGACCTACCAGCTGTGGGGCGAGGAGATGGACTCGCCGCGCGGCCGGATCTACCTGATGGGCCTGGGCGTCGAGGGCGAGCCGATGACACCGGAGATGGTGCAGCACTTCGACGCCTGCCTCGGCTGCATGGCGTGCGTGACCGCCTGCCCCTCCGGCGTCCAGTACGACAAGCTGATCGAAGCGACCCGCGCCCAGGTCGAGCGCCGTCACCCGCGCTCGCCGCGCGACCGCCTGCTGCGCCGTGCGATCTTCAGCGTCTTCCCCTACCCGCGGCGGCTGCATGCCCTGCGCGGGCCGTTGCGCGCCTACCAGGCCAGCGGACTCGGCGGGCCGGTGCGCCGCGTGCTGGGCCGCGCCTTCCCCCGCCTGGCCGCGCTGGAATCGCTCGCGCCTCCACTGGGACGGTTCCAGCGCGTCCCGGAACGGATCCGCGCGCGCGGCACGCGCCGCGGCACCGTGGGCATGTTGCTCGGGTGCGTGCAGCGCGAGTTCTTCCCCCGCGTCAACGCGGCCACCGCACGCGTGCTCGCCGCCGAGGGATTCGACGTCGTCGCGCCCGCCGTCCAGGGCTGCTGCGGTGCGCTCAGCGTCCACAACGGCCGCGAGGACGAGGCGCAGTCCTTCGCGCGCAAGCTGATCGACGTCTTCAACGGGTCCGCCGCCGACTGGATCGCGGTCAACGCCGCCGGGTGCGGATCGGCCATGAAGGAGTACGGCGGCCTCCTCGCCGACGACCCCGCCTACGCGCAGCGAGCGCGCGAGTTCAGCGCCCGGGTGCGGGACGTGTCCGAACTGCTCGCCGAGCAGGGGACGGTGGCGCGGCGGCACCCCCTCCCGGTCACCATCGCCTACCACGACGCCTGCCACCTCGCCCACGCCCAGGGCATCCGGTCGCAGCCGCGCCGCCTGCTGCGCGACATCCCCGGCCTGACACTGCGCGAGATCCCCGAACCCGAGATCTGCTGCGGTTCCGCGGGGATCTACAACATCCTCAACCCGGGAGCCGGGGGTGACCTCGGCGAGCGCAAGGCGCGCAACGTGCTGGCCACCGGTGCGCCGCTGCTGGTCACCGCCAACCCCGGGTGCCTGATGCAGGTGGCCGCCGCGCTCGACGCTCCCGGCGAGCCCGTGCGGCTCGCCCACACGATCGAGGTGCTGGACGCCTCGATCCGGGGACTCCCGGCCGACGGGGTCGGGTGGGCGCGTTCGGGTCGGCACGCTCCACATCCGTGAGGTGATCGATGTACCGCCAGGTTCTCGACCCGGGCGCTCGCGTGGTCGTCACTCGTCGCGGCGATCCCGCTGCTCACCCCTGTTCGTGCTGCTCGGAATCCTGCGCATGACCGCGTGGCTGGCCGCGCTGATCTCGCTGGCGGTCGCCCTGGTGGTCGCGGTCGTGGTCTACCCGATGCCCGCCGGGCCCGCGTTCCTCGCCGCGTCCGAGGGTGCGGCGTTCGGGTTCTTCCCGATCCTGTGGATCGTGATCAACGCGCTGGATCTACAACATGATGGTGGCGACCGGGCACTTCGACGTGCTGCGCCGCTCGTTCGCGCGCGTCCGCGACGACCAGCGGCTCCAGGGCGTCATCATCGCGTTCTCCTTCGGTGCTCTCCTGGAGGCGCTGGCCGGGTTCGGCACGCCGGTGGCGATCACCAGCGTCATGCTGATGCTGTCCGCCGTGTGCCGCGAGCAGGCGCTGGACCAGCTGCGACACTGCGACGTCTTCCAGCCGAACCGGGACGAGGCGCTGGCGCTGACCGGGCAGCGAACGGTCGAGGCGGCGCTGCGCGAGCTGCTCCGGCACGTGCCGCTGGTGGCGATCACGTGCGGCGCGGACGGTGTGGTGGCCGCGGACCGGGCGAGCGGCGAGGTGGTGTCGGTCCCGGCGCTACCGGTCGAGGCGATCGACACGACGGGCGCGGGCGACGTGTTCGCGGCGGCGTTCGTGCTGGGCACCTTGTCCGGATGGACACCGGCCGAACGGGTCCGGTTCGCGACGCTGCGCGCTTCGCTGTCGGTGCGCCAGTTCGGGGGCTCGCTGGCGGCGCCGGGCTGGCACGACATCGCCACCTGGTGGCGAGAGGCGGACGAGGAGCTGCGGCAGGATTACGCGTTCGTCGTGGGGCTGCTGCCGAGCCACCGCCTGGTCCCGGTCCGCCGGGCGAGCGCGACGCTGGCGGCGGTCAGCGAGCGGGGGTGACCAGCGCCCTCAGCGCAGCGCCCGCAACTCCGGGTGCGCCGCGTGGTACCCGGCCACCAGACGCCGCGCCACCGACCGGTCGCCCACCAGCGGGTGCGCCGCGAAGGCGTCCTCGGCCAGCGCCCGCGAACCGGTCAGCGCCGCGGTGATCGTCGTCCGCCCGGCGGTCTTCACGGCGCGGGCCAGGGCGAGCTGCGCCTCCGGCAGCGGGTCGCCGGCGATGGGGTGCGCGCCGTTGGTGTCCACCAGGCACGGGACCTCGACGATCGCGTCCGTGGGCAGACCGGGCACGGCACCGCGGTTGCGCGCGTTCAGCACCGGGGTCGCCGCGCCGTCGCCGGCCAGGGACCGCATCACCGCGACGGCCATCGCCTCGTAGCCGCCGCGATGACCAGCGGCCTCGGCGCCGAGCGGATGCAGTCCTTCGGCTGGCGGATCCCGTTCCTGCTCGCGATCCCGCTCGGCATCACCGGCCTCTACATCCGCCGCCGCATCTCCGACACCCCCGACTTCACGCGGCTCCAGGAAGAAGGCGGCCTGGCACGCAACCTTCATGAGCAAGGAGCTGCACTTCGGCAAGGTCGAAGGCCTCCTGGTGACCGCGGTGAGCCTCGTGGCGATCTCCGTGGCGATCCCGTTCATGGGAGCCCTCTCGGACAAATCGGCCGCAAGAAGGTCATCGCCGGCGCCGCCATCGCGATGGCCCTCGCGGGTGTCCCCTGCTACCTGCTCATCGGCACCGGCAACGTCGCACTCGCGATGGTGGGCGCCAGCGTCATGGCGGTCATCTTCGCCGGGCACACGGGCGTCATCCACATCCTGCTGGTCGAACTCTTCCCCATCCGCGTGCGCTACTCCGCCTACGGGCTGGGCTACCACATCACCTCCGCCGTCTTCGGCGGCACCGCGCCACTGCTGATGACGTTCCTCATTGGACAGACCCGCGACGTCCGCACCCCCGCCTACTACGCCGTCCTCACCGCGCTGGGCACGCTCATCGCGGTGCCCAGGGTGCGCAACCGGGCCCACGAGCCCCTGCACGACGCCTGACCCGACCCCCCAAGGAGCACTGGACAATGCCGGTGACGTCGTCGTGGTGTCGGCCGGCGAGTACGCCGAGGCCGGTCCTTCGGGGACGTGCTGGCCAATGCCTGCCAGGCGAATGGGCTCGCCGGGCTGGTGACCGACACCGGCGTGCGGGACACGGCCGAGCTGCGCAAGCTGGGCTTCCCGGTGTTCTCCTACAGCGTGTCCATCAAGGGCACGGTCAAGGAGACCGTCGGCCCTCTGGCGGAGCCGATCCAGATCGGCGGCGAACTGGTCCGCCCCGGCGACGTGATCCGCGGTGACGCCGACGGCCTGGTCGTGGTGCGCCGCGAGGATCTGGCGTACGCGATCGAGCAGGCCCGCAAGCGCGAAGAGGCGGAAGCCGCCGATATCGCCGAGGACTCCACCGCCGGGCAGGCGGTGGAGTCCTCGGCGTTGATGCGTTGAGAGCGCTCGATGCACGTGCCCACCCGTCCGCCGCGACGCCGGGGTCACGGGCCGCGCAGGACAGGCCGATCCGGCCACCGGATACACGAACGAAACACACGAGGCCTTGACGGCTCTTCGTGCGCTACCTAGCGTGTGTTTGCATCTTACGAAAGGCGTTCGTATATGTCAAACACATCGCGAACCTCCAGCACCGTGGCCACCGCTCTGCGCGTGCTGCGCCTGCTCGCCGACAACCCCGGCGGCATGGGCATCACCGAGGTCGCGCGAGCGCTGGACATCGCCAAGAGCAAGGCCCACCTCCTGCTGGCGACCCTGCTCGAACAGGACTTCGTCGAGCGCACCGCGGACAGCCGGTACCGGCTGGGCCTGACCGCGTTCGAGGTCGGCTCGGCCGTGCCGGACGCGGCCCGCTTCGGCGGGGACCTGATCACCCCGATGCGCGCACTCGCCGACCTGTGCGGTGAAGCCGTTTCACTGGCGGTCCTGCGCAACCGCGACGCGATCATGATCCAGCGCTTCGAAACGAAGCACGTGCTGCGCGCGGAGATCGGCGTCGGCACCCGGATGCCGTTGATCAGTTGCGCGTCCGGGAAGTTCCTCCTCGCCCACATGCCCGAGGAGCAGGTCGACAGCCTGTACCCGGAGGAGGTGCTGCCGCACGTGACCGTGCACAGCATTCGCACCAAGTCGCAGCTCAAGGCCACCTTCCCGGAGATCCGCCGCCAGGGGTACGCCCTCAACGACGAGGAGTACGCCGAGGGGATCTCCGGCATCGCCACCGGTGTCGCGGACGGCAGCGGGCAGTACATCGCCGCGCTCAGCGTCGCCGGGCCGACCAGCCGGTTCCGCGCGGACCAGTGGATCGAACCGCTGGCGGAGGCCGCGCACAAGATGACCGAACTACTGTCCAGCCGGCGCTGACCGGCTGAGGAAGAGGTTCACCCCCACATGGAGATCGTCGCTGGAATCGATGTCGGCGGCACGTTCACCGACGTGCTGCTCCACCACCCCGGGACGGGGGAACTCCGCCTCGCCAAGGTGTTCTCCACCCCCGGGCGCCAGGCTGACGGGCTGCTCACCGGGCTGCGGCAGTTCGATGTTCCGCTCGGCGAACTCGACGCCGTCGTGCACGGAACGACCGTGGCGACCAACGCGGTCCTGGAGCGCAAGGGATCGCGCACCGCGCTGGTGACCACGCGCGGCTTCCGGGACGTGCTGGAACTGCGCAGGCGCGACCGGCCCACGACCTACGGCCTGACCGGCGCCTACCGCCCGCTGGTACCACGGAGCCGGTCGTTCGAAGTGGACGAACGCGTCGACGCGGACGGCCGGGTCGTCGAGCCCCTCTCGGCCGGCTCGGTCCGGGCCGTGGCGGACGCGCTGCGGGCGGCCGAGGTGGAAAGTGTCGCGGTCTGCCTGCTCAACAGCTACGCCAACGCCGACCACGAGCGCACACTCGCCCACGAACTGCGCCGGCTGCTGCCGGACGTCGAGGTCACGGCCTCCTACGAGGTGTGCCCGGAGCCCGGCGAGTTCGAACGGGCCACGACCACGGTGGTCAACGCGTTCGTCCGCGCGCCGATGTCGCGCTACCTCGGCGCCGTGCAGGAACGCCTGAAGCACGAGGGGTTCGCCCGGGACGTGCAGGTGATGCAGTCCAACGGCGGGCTGATCCCCGCCCGCCGCGCCGGCGAACTCGCGGTCCGCACGCTGCTGTCCGGTCCCGCCGCGGGCACCGTCGCCGCCGCGGCATTCGGTGAGGCCGCCGGCCTGCCCGACGTCATCTCCTGCGACATGGGCGGCACCAGTTTCGACGTCGCCCTCATCCCCGGCGGGCGGCCCGCGGTGACCGCCGAGAGCGCGATCGACTACGGCATCCCGATCAAGGTCCCGATGATCGACATCACCACCATCGGCGCGGGCGGCGGGTCCATCGCCTCGGTCGACCGGGCCGGGATCCTGCAGGTCGGGCCGGAAAGCGCGGGCTCCGATCCGGGTCCGGCGTGTTACGGCCGCGGCGGCACCCGCCCGACCGTCACCGACGCCAACATCGTGCTCGGCCGCATCTCCGCCGAGCAGCGCCTGGGCACGCAGGACGGGTTCACGCTCGACCGCGACGCCGCCGTCGAAGCGGTCCGGGCGCACGTCGCGGAACCCCTCGGACTCGACGTCACCGCCGCGGCGCTCGCGATCATCCGCTTCGCCAACGAGAAGATGGCCAACGCGATCCGCATGGTCAGCGTGGACAAGGGACACGACCCCCGTGAGTTCGCCCTGGTGGGCTTCGGCGGCGCCGGCCCCATGCACGTCGCCGAGCTGGCCAGGGCTGTCGGCGCCACCACCGTCCTGGTCCCCCCGCACCCCGGCGCGCTGTCCGCCTACGGCTGCCTGATCGCCGACGTGAAGTACGACTACGTCACGGCCGTGGGATCCGAAGTGGACGACTGCACCGCGGGCGGGATCGAGCGGATCCTGGCCGACCAGGCCGAGCTGGGCCGCAAGACCCTGGAGGCCGACGGGTTCGGCGACGAGGACATCGCCGTGGAGCACGTCGCGGAAATGAGCTTCGCCAAGCAGCTCTACTCGATCCGCGTCCCGCTCGGCGGCGACCGCGAAGCCTGGACCCCGGCGAAGCTCACCGAGGAGTTCCACCGCGAGTACCTCGCGATCTACCAGGGCCGCAACCCCTCCGGCTCGATCCGGTTGATCAGCCTGCGCACCGTGGTGGCCGGCAAGCGCAAGCCCGTCGAGCAGGTGGTGACCACACCGGGCGAACACCCGGCACCCCGGGAGCGGACCGTGGTGTTCGCCGACGGCAGCCACACGGTTCCCGTGCTAGGGCGGGAACACCTCCGCCCGGGCGAGGTCCTGGCCGGGCCGGCGATCGTGGAACAGAGCGACACCACGATCGTGCTCCCCCCGGCGACGACCACGACCGTGCACTCCAACGGCAGTCTCATCGTGAAGGTGGCATCATGACCGAGCTCGACCCGTTGTCCATCGCCGTCATCCGCGGCAGGCTCGAACAGATCGCGGACGAGATGGACACCGTCTTCGAACGCATGGCGTTCTCCCCGGTCATCTCCGACGCCTGGGACCGCGCCGACGGCATCTACTCCCCTGTCGACGGCAGCATGATCGTCCAGGGCAACCGGGGGCTGCCGATCTTCGTGGGCACCATGCAGTACACGGTCGCGAGCGTGATCGCCGGCGCGAGCGAGGTGCGGCAGGGCGACACGTTCATCGTCAACGACCCGTTCGCCGGTGGCACGCACATCATGGACACCAAGATGGTGCGGCCGTTCTTCTACCGCGGCGAACTGTTCGCCTATCTCGCCAACACCGGGCACTGGCCGGACCTCGGCGGCCGGGTGCCGGGCGGGTTCGGTGCCGCGGCCACCGACTGCTACCAGGAAGGGCTGCGCCTGCCGCCGGTGAAGCTGTTCAGCGGAGACGAGCTCAACGCCGACATCGTCGCGATCCTGCAAACCAATTCCCGGCTGCCCGACGACGTCCTCGGCGACATCGACGCCCAGGCGACCGCGTTGCGCGCCGGCGAAACGCGTCTCACCGAGCTCCTCGACGAGTACGGGCCCGACCAGGTGCGCGCGGTCATCGACGCGCTGCGAGAACGGTCGGCGCGGCAGATGCGCTCCTACATCGCGGAGATCCCGGACGGCACCTACTCCTTCGTCGAGGAGATGGACAACGACGGCATCACCGACGAGGTGCTGCGCATCGACGCGCGGATCACCGTCGCCGGCGAGGAGCTCACCATCGACTTCAGCCACTCCTCGCCGCCCTGCCAGGGCCCCATGAACTCCGTGTACGCCGCGACCGTCTCCAGCAGCATCGTCGCGATCAAGCACCTGTTTCCCGACATCCCGATCAACTCCGGCATCTTCGAACCGATCACGTTCGTCATCCCGGACACCGTGTTCCTCAACGCCAAACCGCCGCGGCCGGTGGCCGGGTGCGCGGCGGAGACCAGCCAGCGCATCATCACCGCCGTCATGGGCGCGCTCGCCGAAGCCGCACCCGACCGGGTGCCTGCCGGGTCGTCCGCGACGGTCAACAACCTCTCCATCGGTGGTGTGCGCGAGGACGGCACCCCGTTCGTGCTGTACGTGTTCCTCGGCGGTGGCTACGGCGGTCACCCGGCCGGGGACGGGCTGTCCAATGGCTGCTCGCTGATGAGCATCGGGCGCGTCCAGTCGATCGAGACCCTCGAACAGCGCTACCCGCTGCGGTTCCGCAAGTACGGCCTGCGGGACGGATCGGCCGGGCACGGCAGGCACCGCGGCGGGTTCGGCGTGCACTTCGAGTTCGAGTTCACCGCCGCCGAAGGGCAGGCGAGCCTGCTCGGCGACCAGGCCAAGACCGCCCCGGTCGGGCGCGCCGGCGGCACACCGGGACAACCGTCGTCGCCGTGGTTCCGCATCGGCGGCGAGCAGGTCGCCCTCCCGATGATCAGCAAGGGCGAGAACGTCTTGCTGCGCGCCGGCGACATCGTGTGCCTGCGTACCCCCGGCGGCGGCGGATACGGGCCGACCGCCGAACGCGACCCCGAAGCCGTCGCCACCGACCTCGAACACGGCTACCTCGACGACGAAACGGCACGAAGGATCTACGCGCACACCGCCTAGCCCGCCCCTACTCCCCCAGCTGGAGAAAGCCATGTCCGAAACCACCGCGGACACTCCCATCCGCAAAGCGATCCTCGGCAGCCTCGTCGGAACATCACTGGAGTGGTACGACTTCTTCCTCTACGGCTCTGCCGCGGCACTCGTCTTCAACGAGGTCTTCTTCCCCACGTTCGACCCGCTCACCGGAACCCTGCTGTCCTTCCTCACCTTCGCCATCGGGTTCGTCGCGCGCCCCATCGGCGGGATCGTCGCGGGCCACTACGGCGACCGGTTCGGCCGCAAGAAGGTCCTGCTGTTCACCGTGTCCCTCATGGGCGCCTCCACGGTCCTCATCGGACTGATCCCGAGCTACGCGACGATCGGCGTCACCGCGCCGATCCTGCTGATCGTCGTGCGGCTGGCGCAGGGGTTCGCACTCGGCGGTGAGTGGGCAGGCGGCGCGCTGATGATCGCCGAACGCGCCCCGTCCGCGCGCCGCGGCTTCCTCACCAGCTTCGTGCAGGTCGGTGTCCCGATCGGCACGCTCGTCAGCACCGCCGTGCTGTACCTGATGTCGGGCATACTTTCGCGCGACGCCTTCCTGCAGTGGGGCTGGCGGGTGCCGTTCCTGCTGTCCGTCGTGGTCGTCCTCATCGGCGTCTACATCCGCCGCCAGGTCGGTGAATCACCCGCGTTCGAGAAGGCCGCCCCCGAGCGCGCCCCGATCCTGACGTTGCTCAAGACGCAGCCGGTGGACGTGCTGCGGGTGGTCGGCATCCGCGCCGGGGCGGACATCCTCTACTACCTGCTGGTGACCTTCCTGCTCACCTACGTCACGACGAGGCTCGGCCTTCCCCGCGGAGTGGGGCTGCTGGCCGCGCTGGTCGGCGCGGGGATGCAGCTGTTCACCTACCCCGCGTTCGCGGCGCTGAGCGACCGGTACGGCCGCCGCAAGGTCACCGTCTTCGGCGCGGTCGGGGCGTTCGCGTGGATGTTCGCGTTCTTCCCGCTGGTCGATTCGAAGAATACCGGCCTGATCTTGCTCGCCGTGGTCGGCGGCCTGTTCTTCCACTCCGCGATGTACGGGGTGCAGGCGTCCTGGATCTGCGAGCTGTTCGACACCCGGCACCGCTACAGCGGTGCCTCGCTGGGATACCAGCTGTCCGGGATCGTCGGCGGCAGCCTCGCCCCGACCATCGCCGTGGCGCTGCTGCGGGCTTCGGACTCGACCACTCTCGTGGTGGTGTACGTGTGCGCCGCGCTCGCTCTCGTGGCCGGGACCGCGTTGCTGACCCGGGAAACCCGCGGCGGCGAACTGACCGGCGCCGGTTCCGCGACGAAGGTGCGGAGCGCTTCGTGAGCGTCGTGGAGCGCGCCCGCCGCGTACTGCCGGGCGGCAACACCCGGACGACTCTGTTCGTCCCGCCGCACCCGCCCTACGCGGTGCGCGGCGAGGGCGCGATCGTCACCGACCACACTGGACACCGGGTCATCGACTGCAACAACAACTACACGTCGCTCATCCACGGGCACGCCCGTCCCGAAGTGCTCGAAGCGGCGTTCGAAGCCGCGCGCAGCGGAACCGCGTTCGGCCTCCCCACGGCCTCGGAGGTGGCGCTCGCCGAGCACGTGCGCGACCGCACCGGGATCGAGCAGTGGCGCTTCTGCAACTCGGGCACCGAGGCAGTGCTCATGCTCCTGCGCGCGGCCCGGGCCTACACCGGGCGGGAGCTGATCGTGCGGTTCGAGGGCAGCTACCACGGCACCGGCGACGCCGTCGTCTCGCCCGGCGCGCCCGGGGTGGTGCCCGGCTCGGTGCTGGTGTTGCCGCAGAACGACCTTCCGGCGTTGCGTGCGGCGATGCGGGACCACGGCGACCGGGTCGCGGCCGTGCTGATCGACCTCATGCCCAACCGCGCCGGCCTCACCCCGGCCGACCCCGCCTACGTGGCCGAACTCGACGCGCTCACGCGGCAGCACGGCGCGCTGCTCGCGGTCGACGAGGTCATCACGTTCCGCCTGCACGAAGGCGGACTGCACCAGCGGTACGGCATCCGGCCCGACCTGGTGTCCGTGGGCAAGGTCATCGGCGGCGGGTTCCCGGTCGGGGCGGTCGGGGGCCGCGCCGAGGTCCTGTCGCCGTTCGACCCGCAGACGCCGGACGGCGTGTCCTGGGGCGGGACCTTCAGCGCCAACCCCGTCACGATGTCGGCCGGGCTCACGGCGCTGCGCCTCTTCGGCCCCGCCGAGATCGCCGAGCTGAACCGCCGAGGCGACGAGTTGCGCAGCCGGCTCCGCGACGCCGGAGTGGCGGTGCGCGGCTCCGGCTCCCTGCTGCGGCTGATGGCCGCGGACACGACGAAA carries:
- a CDS encoding carbohydrate kinase family protein, producing MLSAVCREQALDQLRHCDVFQPNRDEALALTGQRTVEAALRELLRHVPLVAITCGADGVVAADRASGEVVSVPALPVEAIDTTGAGDVFAAAFVLGTLSGWTPAERVRFATLRASLSVRQFGGSLAAPGWHDIATWWREADEELRQDYAFVVGLLPSHRLVPVRRASATLAAVSERG
- a CDS encoding FAD-linked oxidase C-terminal domain-containing protein; the protein is MTIDEAPARRSAITGLARRLRTALGPDAVIDDHQRLRTYECDGLAHYKVTPALVVLPADATGVVTTVRACAEAGVPFVARGSGTGLSGGALPHADGVLIVTSRLRRIVEIDPANQRAVVEPGVINLDITRAAGADGYYYAPDPSSQQICSIGGNLAENSGGAHCLKYGFTTNHVTGAEFVAPDGEVVRLGGKAPDATGYDLLGAIVGSEGTLGVVTEVTVRLVRLPEAVRTLLAGFPGTDAAGAATSAVIGAGVVPAAMEMMDALAIEAAEAAVRCGYPAGAGAVLIVELDGPAAEVDAQFAEVERHCRAHGAFEIRIAADDAERASFWRGRKSAFAAVGRISPDYIVQDGVIPRTVLAEVLHRIAELSRDTGIRVANVFHAGDGNLHPLVLFDDSVPGEAERAEEVSGAILDLCVEHGGSITGEHGVGSDKAKFMPRMFTEADLDTMQLLRCAFDPDGLANPGKVFPTPRLCGEVPGRHKGAHPLQDAGIAEVF
- a CDS encoding MFS transporter yields the protein MTSGLGAERMQSFGWRIPFLLAIPLGITGLYIRRRISDTPDFTRLQEEGGLARNLHEQGAALRQGRRPPGDRGEPRGDLRGDPVHGSPLGQIGRKKVIAGAAIAMALAGVPCYLLIGTGNVALAMVGASVMAVIFAGHTGVIHILLVELFPIRVRYSAYGLGYHITSAVFGGTAPLLMTFLIGQTRDVRTPAYYAVLTALGTLIAVPRVRNRAHEPLHDA
- a CDS encoding FAD-binding oxidoreductase, with the protein product MRAPGDLVLGELSATAAAWPAGEADHVDGVPARLVAAPSTTDEAAAVMRIAAQHGLAVVPRGTGTKLTWGRPPERADLVLDTRRMDRIVEHRAGDLVVHVQAGARLGAAQEHLAPAGQRLGISPVLTPGAGPGTAGGVIATAATGPLRLSHGAVRDLLIGITLVRADGTVAKAGGKVVKNVAGYDLGKLLTGSWGTLGLVTEAVFRLHPLPRAARWVVVGVASAADTHDKVQRVVHSQVVASALELDRPAGDPAALAVLVEGIPEGVDGRVRTLVDLLGGDATAADEPPAWWCHAPWAAGEVALRLTHEIAGLPRLLDAVDDTARRCGLRAAVRGSAGVGVLHAGIPADPGAVPAFVARLRELSPSWSGDVVVLDAPPRVKTALDVWGPVRGLTLMRRVKDQFDPARLMAPGRFAGGI
- a CDS encoding hydantoinase/oxoprolinase family protein → MEIVAGIDVGGTFTDVLLHHPGTGELRLAKVFSTPGRQADGLLTGLRQFDVPLGELDAVVHGTTVATNAVLERKGSRTALVTTRGFRDVLELRRRDRPTTYGLTGAYRPLVPRSRSFEVDERVDADGRVVEPLSAGSVRAVADALRAAEVESVAVCLLNSYANADHERTLAHELRRLLPDVEVTASYEVCPEPGEFERATTTVVNAFVRAPMSRYLGAVQERLKHEGFARDVQVMQSNGGLIPARRAGELAVRTLLSGPAAGTVAAAAFGEAAGLPDVISCDMGGTSFDVALIPGGRPAVTAESAIDYGIPIKVPMIDITTIGAGGGSIASVDRAGILQVGPESAGSDPGPACYGRGGTRPTVTDANIVLGRISAEQRLGTQDGFTLDRDAAVEAVRAHVAEPLGLDVTAAALAIIRFANEKMANAIRMVSVDKGHDPREFALVGFGGAGPMHVAELARAVGATTVLVPPHPGALSAYGCLIADVKYDYVTAVGSEVDDCTAGGIERILADQAELGRKTLEADGFGDEDIAVEHVAEMSFAKQLYSIRVPLGGDREAWTPAKLTEEFHREYLAIYQGRNPSGSIRLISLRTVVAGKRKPVEQVVTTPGEHPAPRERTVVFADGSHTVPVLGREHLRPGEVLAGPAIVEQSDTTIVLPPATTTTVHSNGSLIVKVAS
- a CDS encoding IclR family transcriptional regulator, which encodes MATALRVLRLLADNPGGMGITEVARALDIAKSKAHLLLATLLEQDFVERTADSRYRLGLTAFEVGSAVPDAARFGGDLITPMRALADLCGEAVSLAVLRNRDAIMIQRFETKHVLRAEIGVGTRMPLISCASGKFLLAHMPEEQVDSLYPEEVLPHVTVHSIRTKSQLKATFPEIRRQGYALNDEEYAEGISGIATGVADGSGQYIAALSVAGPTSRFRADQWIEPLAEAAHKMTELLSSRR
- a CDS encoding heterodisulfide reductase-related iron-sulfur binding cluster yields the protein MTGPAFDDHHPPSADLLDDCVHCGFCLPTCPTYQLWGEEMDSPRGRIYLMGLGVEGEPMTPEMVQHFDACLGCMACVTACPSGVQYDKLIEATRAQVERRHPRSPRDRLLRRAIFSVFPYPRRLHALRGPLRAYQASGLGGPVRRVLGRAFPRLAALESLAPPLGRFQRVPERIRARGTRRGTVGMLLGCVQREFFPRVNAATARVLAAEGFDVVAPAVQGCCGALSVHNGREDEAQSFARKLIDVFNGSAADWIAVNAAGCGSAMKEYGGLLADDPAYAQRAREFSARVRDVSELLAEQGTVARRHPLPVTIAYHDACHLAHAQGIRSQPRRLLRDIPGLTLREIPEPEICCGSAGIYNILNPGAGGDLGERKARNVLATGAPLLVTANPGCLMQVAAALDAPGEPVRLAHTIEVLDASIRGLPADGVGWARSGRHAPHP